The proteins below are encoded in one region of Dioscorea cayenensis subsp. rotundata cultivar TDr96_F1 chromosome 18, TDr96_F1_v2_PseudoChromosome.rev07_lg8_w22 25.fasta, whole genome shotgun sequence:
- the LOC120282273 gene encoding E3 ubiquitin-protein ligase EL5-like: protein MATISLPPDTTGDEHSSHDLYYFAICITAVAIIVISCNIIAFACCHPCQLLHNFRRLCHGSWLTSNEQTLNSLPVCQYNSNQNDNQKSEEVSNQAECPVCLSTFTDGDQLRRLPHCQHSFHFSCIDMWLNSHSSCPVCRAHALPILPQLPTVDVTVT, encoded by the coding sequence ATGGCAACCATTTCACTACCACCGGACACCACCGGAGATGAACACTCCTCCCATGACTTATACTATTTTGCCATATGCATCACCGCGGTGGCGATCATCGTCATCAGCTGCAACATCATCGCTTTTGCTTGTTGTCATCCTTGTCAGCTTCTACATAACTTTCGAAGATTATGTCATGGCAGTTGGCTAACTTCTAATGAACAAACACTGAATTCTCTTCCTGTATGTCAATATAACAGTAACCAAAATGACAATCAGAAGTCAGAAGAAGTATCTAACCAGGCAGAGTGTCCGGTGTGTTTATCGACATTCACCGACGGAGACCAACTCCGGCGATTACCGCATTGCCAGCAttcctttcatttttcatgtattgATATGTGGTTGAACTCCCATTCCAGCTGCCCAGTTTGCCGTGCCCACGCTTTACCAATTTTGCCCCAACTTCCTACCGTTGATGTTACTGTCACTTAG
- the LOC120282039 gene encoding KIN17-like protein, whose product MGKNEFLTPKAIANRIKAKGLQKLRWYCQMCQKQCRDENGFKCHCMSESHQRQMQVFGQNPNRVIDGYSEEFENAFMDNLRRSHRFSRVAATVVYNEYIADRHHIHMNSTQWATLTEFVKYLGRIGKCKVEDTPKGWFITYIDRDSETIFKDRLKNKRLRAELADEEKQERAIALQIERASSSNPNQPPPPPPSSDPAPIDPNAKVAFSLSMQTTNSDTEPKRPKIAFDEDPEPEKAEKKRTAGGSGAKGGSSALEELIREEEKAKERSNRKDYWLCEGIIVKVMSKTLESKGYYKQKGVVKRVIDKYVGEIEMLENKHLLRIDQEELETVIPQIGGLVRIVNGAYRGSNARLLSVNTEKFCAKVQIEKGAYDGRVLQAVDYEDICKIL is encoded by the coding sequence ATGGGGAAGAACGAGTTCCTGACGCCAAAGGCAATCGCGAACAGGATCAAGGCGAAAGGGCTGCAGAAGCTCCGGTGGTACTGCCAGATGTGCCAGAAACAGTGCCGGGATGAGAACGGATTCAAGTGCCACTGCATGAGCGAGAGCCACCAGCGCCAGATGCAGGTATTtggtcaaaaccctaatcgtgtCATCGATGGTTACTCCGAGGAATTCGAGAACGCGTTTATGGACAATCTCCGGCGATCTCACCGCTTCTCTCGCGTTGCCGCCACCGTTGTCTACAACGAGTACATCGCTGATCGGCACCATATCCACATGAACTCCACCCAATGGGCCACCCTCACGGAGTTCGTCAAGTACCTCGGTCGCATCGGCAAGTGCAAGGTCGAGGACACCCCCAAGGGTTGGTTCATCACCTACATCGATCGCGACTCGGAGACCATCTTCAAAGATCGGTTGAAGAACAAGCGCCTCCGTGCTGAACTCGCCGACGAAGAGAAGCAGGAGCGCGCAATCGCGCTTCAGATTGAGCGTGCCTCATCTTCAAACCCTAACCAGCCGCCTCCACCGCCGCCATCCTCCGATCCTGCCCCTATTGATCCTAATGCGAAGGTCGCCTTCTCCCTCTCCATGCAGACCACCAACAGCGATACCGAACCAAAGCGGCCAAAAATCGCGTTTGATGAGGATCCCGAACCGGAAAAGGCTGAGAAGAAGCGCACCGCCGGTGGAAGCGGAGCGAAAGGCGGCTCCTCCGCGTTGGAAGAGCTGATCAGGGAGGAGGAGAAGGCCAAGGAGAGGAGCAATAGAAAGGACTACTGGCTCTGTGAGGGGATCATAGTTAAGGTGATGAGCAAAACATTAGAGAGCAAAGGGTATTACAAGCAGAAGGGAGTGGTGAAAAGAGTGATTGATAAGTATGTAGGAGAGATTGAGATGCTGGAAAACAAGCATTTGCTTAGGATTGATCAAGAGGAGTTGGAGACTGTAATTCCGCAGATTGGTGGGTTGGTGAGGATTGTCAATGGTGCATACAGAGGATCAAATGCGAGGCTTTTGTCGGTAAACACAGAGAAGTTTTGTGCAAAGGTTCAGATTGAGAAGGGAGCTTATGATGGGAGGGTTCTTCAGGCTGTGGATTATGAGGACATCTGCAAGATTTTATAG
- the LOC120282240 gene encoding protein spotted leaf 11-like, producing MEEEEAGGGAAMAVVERLVKSVAEISAISDFGQAYKKELCNLSRRIKLLAPMFDELIDSKVPIPVDVLRSLASLQAALNSALDLLRFGSEGSKLFMVLERDKNMKRFQDVTVQLEQALGGISLEKLDISDEVREQVELVHAQLQRAKDRVHMPDVELYNDLASIYNKSTDLPSIDPSLLHKLADKLQLMSISDLKQESLALHELVAASDGRDPGENIEKMSMLLKKIKDFVLTNNLEMSTTTDDDAKHLAPVIPDDFRCPISLELMEDPVIVASGQTYERRCIKKWLEGGHDTCPKTQLKLPNMSLTTNYVLRSLISQWCEANGVECPKRPSLPISLTSACSSSEHNNVDSLLLKLSSPNPDEQRSAAGELRLLAKRNSDNRICIAEAGAIPLLAGLLLTVDTCTQEHAVTALLNLSIYEENKARIISSGAVPGIVHVLRNGSMEARENAAATIFSLSVVDENKVTIGATGAIPALVSLLSVGSPRGKKDAATALFNLCIYQGNKGKAVRAGLVPTLMVLLRDPAGGMVDEALAILAILSNHHEGKAAIGAAKAVPMLVDVIRSGSPRNRENAAAVLLHLCGGEQLQHHIEQAQECGVMGPLLELASNGTERGKRKANQLLERMSRFLDRQKQFEAQAEVFIAPGEQSGFLGSTTFSGH from the exons atggaggaggaggaggctgGAGGGGGGGCAGCGATGGCGGTGGTGGAGAGACTGGTGAAGTCGGTGGCGGAGATCTCGGCGATCTCTGACTTCGGCCAGGCGTACAAGAAGGAGCTCTGCAACCTCTCCCGGCGCATCAAGCTTCTCGCTCCCATGTTTGATGAGCTTATTGATAGCAAGGTCCCAATCCCTGTGGATGTGCTCCGATCGCTGGCTTCGCTCCAGGCGGCGCTAAACTCTGCTCTTGACTTGCTGCGATTTGGCAGCGAGGGCAGCAAGCTCTTTATG GTGTTGGAGAgagataaaaatatgaaaagatttCAGGATGTGACTGTCCAATTAGAACAAGCTCTGGGTGGAATTTCTCTTGAAAAACTGGATATATCAGATGAAGTTAGAGAGCAG GTTGAACTTGTTCATGCTCAGCTCCAAAGAGCAAAAGACCGGGTCCATATGCCTGATGTTGAACTATACAATGATCTGGCTTCCATTTACAACAAGAGCACTGATCTGCCCAGCATAGATCCTTCTCTTTTGCATAAATTGGCTGACAAATTGCAGCTGATGAGCATATCCGATCTTAAACAAGAATCATTGGCTTTGCATGAATTAGTTGCAGCCAGTGATGGTAGAGATCCTGGAGAGAATATTGAAAAGATGTCCATGCTTCTCAAGAAGATTAAGGACTTTGTGCTGACCAACAACCTTGAAATGAGCACGACAACTGATGACGATGCAAAGCACCTAGCACCTGTCATACCAGATGACTTCCGTTGTCCTATATCGCTGGAACTGATGGAAGATCCAGTCATTGTGGCCAGTGGACAG ACCTATGAGAGGAGATGCATCAAGAAATGGCTGGAAGGTGGACACGACACATGCCCAAAGACACAACTGAAGCTTCCTAATATGTCCCTAACCACGAACTATGTCCTCCGCAGCCTCATATCACAGTGGTGTGAGGCTAATGGTGTGGAATGCCCAAAACGTCCTTCTTTGCCTATCAGTCTCACCTCTGCTTGCTCCTCAAGTGAACATAACAATGTGGACTCACTTCTCCTCAAGTTATCTTCTCCTAACCCTGATGAACAAAGGTCAGCTGCTGGTGAGCTCCGCCTGCTTGCCAAACGCAATTCGGACAACCGCATCTGTATTGCCGAGGCTGGTGCCATACCCCTCCTGGCAGGTTTACTGCTTACTGTTGATACTTGCACTCAGGAACATGCAGTCACTGCTCTTTTGAACCTCTCAATCTATGAGGAGAATAAGGCAAGGATAATCTCTTCCGGGGCTGTGCCTGGAATAGTTCATGTGCTAAGAAATGGTAGCATGGAAGCACGAGAGAACGCTGCTGCCACAATCTTCAGCCTTTCAGTAGTTGATGAGAATAAGGTAACTATCGGGGCAACTGGCGCCATCCCAGCGCTTGTTTCACTTCTTAGTGTGGGCAGTCCACGGGGTAAGAAGGATGCGGCAACAGCACTGTTTAACCTGTGTATATACCAAGGAAATAAGGGGAAGGCAGTGAGGGCCGGATTGGTACCGACCCTTATGGTGCTTTTGAGGGACCCAGCGGGTGGTATGGTGGATGAGGCCCTTGCTATACTGGCAATTTTGTCAAATCACCATGAGGGGAAGGCAGCAATTGGAGCTGCAAAGGCAGTGCCAATGCTAGTAGATGTGATTAGAAGTGGATCCCCGAGGAATAGAGAGAATGCAGCAGCTGTTCTACTGCATCTCTGTGGTGGAGAGCAACTGCAGCACCATATAGAACAAGCACAGGAGTGCGGAGTTATGGGTCCATTACTAGAACTTGCCTCAAATGGAACAGAGAGAGGTAAGAGAAAGGCTAATCAGTTGCTTGAACGCATGAGCAGGTTCCTTGATCGACAGAAGCAATTTGAGGCTCAAGCTGAGGTTTTCATTGCCCCTGGAGAGCAGTCTGGATTTCTTGGTTCAACAACCTTTTCCGGTCATTaa
- the LOC120282041 gene encoding 60S ribosomal protein L36-3-like, which translates to MAPPQPNSGLFVGMNKGHIVTKRELPPRPSSRKGKTSKRVQFVKNLIREVAGFAPYEKRITELLKVGKDKRALKVAKRKLGTHKRAKKKREEMANVLRKMRSAGVSEKKK; encoded by the exons ATGGCGCCCCCGCAGCCGAACAGTGGGCTTTTCGTGGGGATGAACAAAGGCCACATCGTCACTAAGAGGGAGTTGCCTCCTCGCCCTTCTAGCCGCAAAGGG AAAACGAGCAAGAGAGTTCAATTCGTCAAGAACTTGATCAGGGAGGTTGCTGGATTTGCTCCCTATGAAAAGAGAATAACTGAGCTCCTTAAGGTTGGAAAGGACAAGCGAGCTCTTAAGGTTGCTAAGAGAAAGCTGGGTACACATAAAAGGGCTAAGAAGAAGCGTGAGGAGATGGCTAATGTTCTTAGGAAGATGAG ATCTGCTGGAGTGTCTGAGAAAAAGAAGTGA
- the LOC120282272 gene encoding uncharacterized protein LOC120282272, with protein sequence MFLDFRANMRTLISSFAIGLSIMFPLCFLLCCLLYWKKRMANRDFEREKEISCHIFRKKTSSLISSPPLNNQEMCIDSYGEQDSMEAELKRLHNLTGPPRYLFTIIEETKEDMESDDGKSKCGRRSRSEPSLLTPLSSPPFFNPLFSSITDTSSPPPKFQFLKDAEEKLYRKTLMEKRMKAQSPEGEEDGSFITVIIGKNRDMNHSSPPSHGKLISFLNSHP encoded by the coding sequence atgtttcttGATTTTAGAGCAAACATGAGAACTCTGATAAGCAGTTTTGCAATTGGCCTTAGCATTATGTTTccattatgttttcttctctgcTGTTTGCTTTATTGGAAGAAGAGAATGGCAAACAGAGATTTTGAAAGAGAAAAGGAGATCTCTTGCCATATTTTCAGGAAAAAAACATCATCTTTGATTAGCTCACCACCTTTAAACAATCAAGAGATGTGCATAGACTCTTATGGTGAACAAGATAGCATGGAAGCAGAGCTCAAGAGGCTTCACAACCTCACTGGTCCTCCAAGATATCTCTTCACAATAATAGAGGAAACCAAAGAAGACATGGAATCAGATGATGGGAAATCCAAGTGTGGAAGAAGAAGCAGGAGTGAACCATCACTACTGACACCTCTATCTTCTCCTCCATTTTTCAATCCTCTGTTTTCCTCCATTACTGACACTTCATCTCCTCCTCCCAAGTTCCAGTTCTTGAAAGATGCTGAAGAGAAGCTGTACAGAAAGACATTAATGGAGAAGAGAATGAAAGCTCAAAGTccagaaggagaagaagatggttCATTTATTACAGTCATTATTGGTAAAAACAGAGACATGAATCATTCCAGCCCTCCTTCTCATGGGAAgctcatttcttttctcaattCCCATCCATAG
- the LOC120281753 gene encoding dof zinc finger protein DOF2.4-like, with protein MVFSSVPAAYLDPPNWNQHQPPDHQLPSGGGGGGGGGDHGQLPPPGIGGLNQEAAGMLGSIRPGSMADRARLAKMPPPEPALKCPRCDSTNTKFCYFNNYSLTQPRHFCKTCRRYWTRGGALRNVPVGGGCRRNKRNKGSGSSAKSSATSTGSSSASSTATTTVSGAIPSNMPPMPQLPFMTSLHPLADYAPSGLGLNFTGIQGLDQVDYQVGSSSSVGLEQWRLHQQIQQFPFFGGLELQPTPATVAAGLFPFDGDQVGVPDGPYAGQVHHKHSSSGLITQLAAVKMEDNSRGLSLQRQSLSMPGNDTYWSGNTASGWASDVSGSSLL; from the exons ATGGTTTTCTCATCAGTTCCAGCAGCCTATCTTGATCCACCCAATTGGAACCAG catcAACCTCCTGATCATCAGCTACCGAGTGGTGGCGGAGGTGGAGGTGGCGGCGGTGATCATGGCCAGCTCCCACCACCTGGGATTGGAGGACTAAATCAAGAAGCAGCTGGCATGCTTGGCTCCATAAGGCCAGGATCAATGGCAGACCGTGCTCGTCTTGCAAAGATGCCACCGCCGGAGCCAGCTCTCAAGTGCCCAAGATGTGACTCTACaaacaccaagttttgctattTCAACAACTACTCCCTTACTCAGCCAAGGCACTTTTGCAAGACCTGCCGACGATACTGGACACGCGGCGGCGCTCTCCGTAACGTGCCCGTTGGTGGTGGTTGTCGCCGAAACAAGCGAAACAAAGGCAGCGGCAGCTCTGCAAAGTCATCAGCTACTTCAACAGGCTCTTCATCAGCATCCTCCACTGCTACAACCACTGTTAGTGGTGCAATTCCATCAAACATGCCCCCAATGCCTCAGCTACCATTCATGACTTCTCTGCACCCTTTGGCTGATTATGCCCCTTCAGGCCTTGGCCTTAATTTCACTGGAATTCAAGGTTTGGATCAAGTTGATTATCAAGTTGGGAGTAGCTCAAGTGTAGGGTTGGAACAGTGGAGGCTTCATCAACAGATTCAGCAATTCCCTTTCTTTGGTGGGTTGGAACTGCAGCCAACTCCTGCAACAGTGGCAGCAGGGTTATTCCCTTTTGATGGAGATCAAGTTGGTGTTCCTGATGGACCATATGCTGGACAAGTCCATCATAAACATTCAAGCTCTGGGTTGATCACACAACTTGCTGCAGTTAAGATGGAAGATAACTCTCGTGGTCTTAGCTTGCAAAGACAGTCTTTGAGCATGCCTGGGAATGATACTTACTGGAGTGGTAACACTGCAAGTGGATGGGCATCTGATGTCTCTGGTAGTAGTCTTTTGTAG
- the LOC120281905 gene encoding uncharacterized protein LOC120281905 — protein sequence MMYGEMQHPCHPQHKLKPENKETPYTCYGCREIGFFTRYTCSEPSCNFYLHKDCVSPPDTTTHHFFPDCNFVFLTSGKPDRYCDACGRDIKGYVYHCFTCGNDLHPCCASLPRFNEDDEITLELKKKVSSKCNFCDKKEVRKGARTWSYVSKCKEYNFHISCVKEMMLKNWEKEFLNNSNARENGLQLERKVPSLQIKRRKNSKDKKGAGGFTKFMKMMKLAISFIVAAVVGDPTTMFASIITSLITQ from the coding sequence ATGATGTATGGTGAGATGCAACACCCTTGCCACCCTCAACACAAGCTCAAGCCTGAGAACAAGGAGACACCATACACATGCTATGGATGCCGTGAGATTGGATTCTTCACAAGGTACACATGCAGTGAGCCATCATGCAACTTCTACCTCCACAAAGATTGTGTATCTCCTCCAGACACCACCACCCACCACTTCTTCCCTGATTGCAACTTTGTCTTCCTCACGTCAGGGAAGCCGGATCGATACTGTGATGCTTGTGGAAGAGACATCAAAGGTTATGTCTATCACTGCTTTACATGTGGTAATGATCTCCATCCTTGCTGTGCTAGCCTCCCCCGTTTCAATGAGGATGATGAGATAACACTGGAGTTAAAGAAGAAGGTCTCATCCAAGTGCAACTTTTGTGACAAGAAGGAGGTGAGGAAAGGAGCAAGGACCTGGTCTTATGTGTCTAAATGCAAGGAGTACAATTTTCATATCTCTTGTGTCAAGGAAATGATGCTCAAGAATTGGGAGAAAGAGTTTCTTAACAATAGCAATGCCAGAGAAAACGGTTTGCAGCTTGAGAGAAAAGTGCCCAGCCTCCAAATCAAGCGAAGAAAGAATTCAAAAGATAAGAAGGGTGCAGGAGGATTTACTAAGtttatgaagatgatgaaactAGCAATCAGCTTCATCGTGGCTGCAGTCGTAGGAGATCCCACAACCATGTTCGCAAGCATCATCACATCTCTTATTACTCAATGA
- the LOC120282271 gene encoding guanosine nucleotide diphosphate dissociation inhibitor At5g09550-like, with product MDEKYDVVVLGTGLKECILSGLLSVDGLKVLHMDRNDYYGGESTSLNLNQLWKRLRGDDKPPESLGPSKEYNVDMIPKFMMANGALVRILIRTNVTQYLNFKAVDGSFVYNKKKIYKVPANDVEALKSTLMGLFEKRRARKFFIYIQDYEENDPKSHEGLDLNKITARELISKYGLEDDTVDFLGHALALHKDDSYLDEPAMNTVKRMKLYAESLARFQSGSPYIYPLYGLGELPQGFARLSAVYGGTYMLNKPECKVEFDNNGKAYGVTSEGETAKCKKLVCDPSYLPDKVQKVGRVARAICIMSHPIPDTNDSHSVQLILPQKQLGRKSDMYLFCCSYSHNVAPKGKYIAFVSAEAETDNPETELKPGIDLLGPVDETFFDIYDRYEPINKPEEDNCFISTSYDSTTHFESTVQDVLTMYRKITGKELNLSVDLSAASAASEE from the exons ATGGATGAAAAGTatgatgttgttgttcttgGGACTGGACTCAAGGAGTGCATTCTCAGTGGTCTTCTCTCCGTTGATGGCCTCAAG GTCCTTCATATGGATAGAAATGACTATTATGGAGGGGAATCAACATCCCTAAATCTCAATCAG CTTTGGAAGAGACTCAGGGGTGATGATAAACCTCCAGAATCTCTGGGGCCTAGCAAGGAATACAATGTTGATATGATTCCAAAG TTCATGATGGCAAATGGTGCGCTAGTTCGCATTCTTATTCGTACCAATGTCACCCAATATTTGAACTTCAAGGCTGTTGACGGTAGCTTTGTTTACAATAAAAAGAAG ATTTACAAAGTTCCAGCTAATGATGTGGAGGCATTGAAGTCTACCTTGATGGGTTTATTTGAGAAGCGGCGAGCAAGAAAATTCTTCATCTATATACAGGATTATGAAGAGAATGATCCAAAATCTCATGAAGGGCTGGACCTTAACAAAATTACTGCAAGAGAATTAATTTC GAAATATGGGCTAGAAGATGATACCGTTGattttttgggacatgctttgGCACTTCACAAGGATGATAGTTACTTGGATGAACCTGCAATGAATACTGTTAAGAGAATGAAG CTTTACGCTGAATCATTGGCTCGGTTTCAAAGTGGATCTCCTTACATTTACCCTCTGTATGGTTTGGGAGAGCTTCCACAG GGATTTGCTCGTCTGAGTGCTGTCTATGGTGGCACTTACATGCTAAACAAACCAGAATGCAAG GTAGAGTTTGACAATAATGGAAAAGCTTATGGTGTAACTTCAGAGGGAGAGACAGCAAAATGCAAGAaacttgtttgtgatccttctTACTTACCTGACAAG GTTCAGAAGGTTGGAAGAGTAGCTAGAGCGATTTGCATAATGAGCCATCCAATCCCAGACACAAATGATTCACATTCTGTGCAGCTGATTTTGCCTCAGAAACAGCTCGGTCGCAAATCTGACAT GTATCTATTTTGTTGCTCTTACTCTCACAATGTAGCTCCTAAAGGGAAATATATTGCATTTGTTTCTGCTGAAGCAGAGACCGACAACCCCGAGACAGAATTGAAGCCCGGGATTGATCTACTTGGACCGGTAGATGAGACATTCTTTGATATTTATGACAGATACGAACCGATTAACAAGCCTGAGGAGGACAATTGCTTCATATCTACT AGTTATGATTCAACCACCCATTTCGAGTCAACAGTCCAAGATGTGCTCACAATGTACAGGAAGATCACTGGAAAG GAACTTAATTTAAGCGTGGATCTGAGTGCTGCCAGTGCTGCTTCTGAAGAGTGA